A region from the Desulfoglaeba alkanexedens ALDC genome encodes:
- a CDS encoding hybrid sensor histidine kinase/response regulator produces the protein MSRLLRVLIVEDDTDDCELLLRELRCGGFDPAWKRVETAREFRESLEHESWEIILCDYKLPRFNAHEALQVLKDTARDIPCIVVSGTIGEETAVSLMKEGARDFIVKELTDRLNPAIERELKEAEVRRERNRAARALRDSEERYRGFFHNNHAVMLIIDPETGAIVDANPAACRYYGYAVSEIRSLNITGINQHPRQKVFEEMQKAKAKQRSHFFFTHRLAGGEIRPVEVYSGPVHINGKELVYSIVHDISERREAEKQLVESEARFRRLSQEFHALLDAIPDNLILLSPRMEVLWANRRAARLAGRDAADLMGEHCYTLWYQRSEPCAVCPVARSFESGAAEQDQIRTQDGRLWDVRTTPIKDEEGAVVSVVELARDITDQENMQIQLRQSRKMEALGTLAGGIAHDFNNILGIIVGYTEMARWQTTKGDAIWNKLEQVLMAADRAKDLVKQILAFSRHSEQKRRPVGAAEVAREAMKLLRSSLPATIEIRTAFRTESMILADPTQIHQLFMNLCANSAYAMQENGGILEVTLEDVELAENKVPPFSGIRPGRHVKLTFSDTGPGIDPEILDRVFDPFFTTKPPGQGTGLGLAVVHGIVKGHEGAIQLESVPGKGTCFHIFFPAIEAPAEIEPPAGAVFPGGSERILLVDDEPALAQAMKLMLERLGYRVVSKTSGLEALEAFKNRAEEAHRVDLVITDMTMPHVTGTELARQIMALRPGLPVILCTGFSEKVSPQKVKDMGIRGFLMKPVTIHDLAATVREALDDAKTGSEGRPREIPRRKSP, from the coding sequence ATGAGCCGATTGCTGCGCGTTCTCATCGTTGAAGACGACACAGACGATTGCGAACTCCTGCTTCGCGAACTCCGCTGCGGCGGATTCGACCCCGCGTGGAAGCGGGTGGAAACCGCCCGGGAGTTTCGGGAATCGCTGGAACACGAGTCCTGGGAGATCATCCTCTGCGATTACAAGCTTCCCCGCTTCAACGCCCATGAAGCCCTCCAAGTGTTGAAAGACACCGCGCGGGACATCCCCTGCATCGTGGTTTCCGGAACCATCGGTGAAGAAACCGCCGTATCCCTCATGAAGGAAGGGGCCAGGGACTTCATCGTCAAGGAACTCACGGACAGGCTCAACCCGGCCATCGAAAGAGAACTGAAGGAAGCCGAAGTGCGCCGGGAAAGGAACCGAGCCGCCCGGGCCCTTCGAGACAGCGAGGAACGCTACCGAGGGTTCTTTCACAACAACCATGCGGTCATGCTCATCATCGACCCGGAAACCGGCGCCATCGTCGACGCCAACCCCGCCGCCTGCCGCTATTACGGCTACGCCGTCTCCGAAATCCGCAGCCTCAACATCACCGGCATCAACCAACACCCGCGGCAGAAAGTCTTCGAGGAGATGCAAAAGGCCAAGGCAAAACAGCGCAGCCACTTCTTCTTCACGCACCGCCTGGCCGGGGGCGAAATCCGGCCCGTTGAGGTCTACAGCGGCCCTGTGCATATCAACGGGAAAGAGCTGGTCTATTCCATCGTCCATGACATCAGCGAACGCCGTGAGGCGGAAAAACAACTCGTGGAAAGCGAGGCGCGCTTCCGCAGACTTTCCCAGGAATTTCACGCGCTCCTCGACGCCATCCCCGACAACCTCATCCTGCTCTCGCCGCGGATGGAGGTGCTGTGGGCCAACCGGCGCGCGGCCCGCCTGGCGGGAAGGGACGCCGCCGACCTAATGGGGGAACACTGCTACACCCTGTGGTATCAGCGATCGGAACCGTGCGCCGTGTGCCCTGTAGCTCGAAGCTTCGAGAGCGGAGCCGCCGAACAGGACCAGATCCGCACCCAGGACGGGAGGCTCTGGGACGTGAGAACCACGCCCATCAAGGACGAGGAAGGCGCGGTGGTGAGCGTCGTGGAGCTGGCCCGCGACATCACCGATCAGGAAAACATGCAGATACAACTCCGCCAGTCCCGAAAGATGGAAGCTCTGGGGACCCTCGCCGGCGGGATCGCTCACGACTTCAACAACATTCTCGGAATCATCGTGGGCTACACCGAAATGGCCCGGTGGCAGACCACAAAAGGCGACGCCATCTGGAACAAACTGGAACAGGTCCTCATGGCGGCCGACCGGGCCAAGGATCTGGTCAAGCAGATCCTCGCCTTCAGCCGTCACAGCGAACAGAAGCGGCGACCCGTCGGAGCCGCCGAAGTGGCCCGGGAAGCCATGAAGCTGCTTCGATCGTCTCTGCCGGCCACCATCGAAATTCGAACCGCGTTCCGCACAGAGTCCATGATCCTGGCCGACCCCACCCAGATTCACCAGCTCTTCATGAACCTCTGCGCCAATTCCGCCTATGCCATGCAGGAAAACGGCGGCATCCTCGAAGTGACCCTTGAAGACGTGGAACTGGCCGAAAACAAAGTACCCCCCTTTTCCGGCATTCGTCCCGGCCGTCACGTGAAACTCACCTTCTCGGACACGGGGCCGGGGATCGACCCGGAGATCCTGGACCGTGTGTTCGACCCCTTCTTCACGACCAAGCCGCCCGGACAAGGCACCGGGCTGGGCCTGGCCGTGGTGCACGGCATCGTGAAGGGTCACGAAGGTGCGATCCAGCTGGAAAGCGTCCCTGGAAAAGGGACATGCTTCCACATCTTCTTTCCGGCGATCGAAGCGCCGGCGGAAATCGAACCGCCGGCGGGAGCCGTGTTTCCCGGAGGCAGCGAACGGATCCTCCTGGTCGATGACGAACCGGCGCTGGCACAGGCCATGAAACTCATGTTGGAACGGCTCGGCTACCGCGTCGTCTCCAAGACCAGCGGCCTCGAAGCCTTGGAAGCGTTCAAAAATCGAGCGGAAGAGGCGCACCGGGTGGACCTGGTGATCACGGACATGACCATGCCCCATGTCACGGGAACCGAGCTGGCCCGTCAAATCATGGCGCTCCGGCCCGGACTGCCGGTGATCCTTTGCACGGGCTTCAGCGAGAAGGTGTCGCCGCAGAAGGTGAAAGACATGGGAATCCGGGGCTTCCTCATGAAGCCCGTCACCATCCACGACCTGGCGGCCACCGTCCGCGAGGCGCTCGACGACGCCAAGACTGGAAGCGAAGGGCGTCCGCGCGAGATCCCAAGGCGAAAAAGCCCTTGA
- a CDS encoding response regulator gives MHLKTILIVEDNADDAELTMRAIRKNGVSGEIVLARDGVEALDYLFGQGDYAGRDLQRMPAVILLDLKMPRLDGFGVLEGLRADKRTRLLPVVILSSSREDRDLVQSYGLGANSYIVKPVDFGQFLETVGHLGLYWLTLNEPAPVLQVGSSE, from the coding sequence ATGCATCTCAAGACCATCCTGATCGTGGAAGACAACGCTGACGATGCGGAACTCACCATGCGGGCCATCCGAAAGAACGGGGTCTCTGGTGAAATCGTTCTGGCGCGGGACGGCGTCGAGGCGCTCGATTACCTGTTCGGTCAAGGGGATTACGCCGGAAGAGACCTGCAAAGGATGCCCGCCGTCATCCTCCTGGACCTCAAAATGCCACGGCTGGACGGTTTCGGTGTCCTGGAAGGTCTTCGCGCCGACAAACGCACCCGGCTTCTGCCCGTGGTGATCCTCAGCTCTTCCCGGGAAGACCGCGACCTGGTCCAGAGTTACGGGCTGGGAGCCAACAGCTACATCGTGAAACCGGTCGATTTCGGCCAATTCCTGGAAACCGTCGGGCACCTGGGCCTCTACTGGCTCACCCTGAACGAACCCGCCCCGGTCCTCCAAGTAGGATCATCGGAATGA
- a CDS encoding sensor histidine kinase — translation MTISTKLHLNTFLSLAVAILLAFVIVHMSRTTRLAAERARTAAEFVKGLSELHQLTFDYLLHRDPASLTQWHLCHESIRQRLEGSKDRWPDEQRPLLGRIASELAVMDNLFDQMTTGVVEGGSGTATGLPSGEWKRRLFGQFSVRSQILISDALTLDRNSHLEMVNAERQALATVMAVLMVGALATAAISMILRKSILRPLAELHQGTEVVAGGNLDYETGRKGEDEIGRLAEAFDQMTRRLRQVYHDLDQRIRDRTLQLEAANRELEAFAYSVSHDLRAPLRRIDGFSQAIMEDCADRLDDEGRRYLHRVREGTRHMGELIDALLTLSRVTRSELNRSRVDLSVLAQEITRELQDTWPERTVSTIIEPEMWADADPRLLRIALENLFRNAWKFTRKNESARIEFATLEQDGKTVYFVADDGAGFDMRYAERLFGVFQRLHSTEEFEGTGVGLALVQRIVHRHGGEVWAEGAVDGGACVYFTLG, via the coding sequence GTGACCATCAGCACCAAGCTCCACCTGAACACCTTCCTCTCCCTCGCCGTGGCGATCCTTCTCGCCTTCGTGATCGTCCACATGTCACGGACTACCCGGCTGGCCGCGGAACGCGCGCGGACCGCCGCCGAATTCGTCAAAGGCCTCTCGGAACTCCACCAGTTGACCTTCGACTACCTGCTCCACAGGGATCCCGCTTCCCTCACCCAGTGGCACCTCTGCCACGAATCGATCCGACAGCGGCTGGAGGGTTCCAAGGACCGCTGGCCTGACGAGCAGCGACCGCTCCTGGGGCGGATCGCTTCCGAACTGGCCGTCATGGACAATCTCTTCGACCAGATGACGACGGGAGTGGTAGAAGGCGGCTCAGGGACCGCCACGGGCCTTCCGTCCGGCGAATGGAAACGGCGCCTTTTCGGGCAGTTTTCCGTCCGTTCTCAGATCCTCATCAGCGATGCGCTGACCCTTGACCGGAACAGCCACTTGGAAATGGTAAACGCCGAACGGCAAGCCCTCGCCACCGTCATGGCCGTGCTCATGGTCGGCGCCCTGGCCACCGCCGCCATTTCCATGATCCTCCGGAAAAGCATCCTCCGGCCCTTGGCGGAACTCCATCAAGGCACCGAAGTCGTGGCCGGCGGCAACCTGGATTACGAAACGGGGCGCAAAGGGGAGGACGAAATCGGCCGGCTGGCCGAAGCCTTCGACCAGATGACGCGCCGGCTCCGGCAGGTTTACCACGACCTGGACCAGCGCATCCGGGATCGCACGCTCCAGCTGGAAGCCGCCAACCGGGAACTGGAGGCATTCGCCTACTCGGTTTCCCACGACCTTCGCGCCCCGTTGCGGCGCATCGACGGTTTCAGCCAGGCGATCATGGAAGACTGCGCGGACCGACTCGACGACGAAGGACGGAGATACCTTCACCGCGTGCGCGAAGGCACCCGCCACATGGGGGAACTCATCGACGCACTCCTCACGTTGTCCCGGGTCACCCGCAGCGAACTCAACCGGAGCCGGGTGGACCTGAGCGTCCTGGCTCAGGAAATCACCCGCGAGCTGCAGGACACCTGGCCGGAACGAACCGTTTCCACCATCATCGAACCGGAGATGTGGGCGGACGCGGACCCCCGTCTCCTCCGGATCGCTTTGGAAAATCTTTTTCGAAACGCCTGGAAATTCACCCGGAAAAACGAAAGCGCGAGGATCGAGTTCGCGACCCTGGAACAAGACGGCAAAACCGTGTACTTCGTGGCGGACGACGGAGCGGGCTTCGATATGCGATATGCAGAGAGGCTTTTCGGGGTGTTTCAGCGGCTCCATTCGACAGAGGAATTCGAAGGAACCGGCGTCGGCCTGGCGCTCGTGCAGCGGATCGTCCACCGACACGGGGGCGAGGTATGGGCCGAAGGGGCCGTCGATGGAGGGGCGTGCGTTTACTTCACGCTGGGTTGA
- a CDS encoding AAA family ATPase: MKRPLRFEGTDRYHLNPELREIVNIAIALEKPLLLTGEAGTGKTQLAFEIARALDLQMEEARCKSTFKGEELCYVYDTVLRLNDSRFGSGDTGRDVNNIWDYIRFGPIGRAFTADDRRVLLLDEIDKTDSDTQDNLLDVLEDGSFIIREINHRVAARQRPIIIITSNAKRELSDPFLRRCFCHYIPFPTPEEMTEIVRLHHPDIPEPFLEAALTAFYRLREQGFEKPPATAELLDWIGALKESGARGPGAGKDMAHLGTLLKRTQDILKFKGVPRPFRF; the protein is encoded by the coding sequence GTGAAGAGACCACTCCGCTTCGAAGGGACCGACCGCTACCACCTGAATCCGGAACTGCGGGAGATCGTCAATATCGCCATAGCCCTTGAAAAACCGCTGCTCCTCACCGGGGAAGCCGGAACCGGGAAAACCCAGCTCGCTTTCGAAATCGCCCGTGCCCTGGACCTTCAAATGGAAGAGGCGCGCTGCAAGTCCACGTTCAAGGGCGAAGAACTCTGCTACGTCTACGACACGGTGCTCCGGCTCAACGATTCACGCTTCGGCAGCGGCGACACGGGCCGGGACGTGAACAACATCTGGGATTACATCCGTTTCGGGCCCATCGGCCGGGCCTTTACAGCCGATGACCGGCGGGTGCTCCTTCTGGATGAAATCGACAAGACCGATTCCGACACCCAGGACAACCTGCTGGACGTGCTGGAAGACGGTTCCTTCATCATTCGAGAAATCAACCATCGGGTGGCGGCGCGGCAGCGCCCCATCATCATCATCACGAGTAATGCAAAGCGCGAACTGTCGGATCCCTTTCTCCGGCGCTGCTTCTGCCATTACATCCCGTTTCCAACGCCAGAGGAAATGACGGAAATCGTCCGGCTCCATCACCCGGACATCCCGGAACCGTTCCTTGAGGCGGCTCTCACGGCTTTCTACCGACTCCGGGAGCAGGGCTTCGAAAAGCCGCCGGCCACGGCGGAGCTCCTGGATTGGATCGGGGCCTTAAAGGAAAGCGGAGCGCGGGGGCCCGGCGCGGGAAAGGACATGGCCCACCTAGGGACGCTTCTCAAGCGCACGCAGGACATCTTGAAGTTCAAGGGCGTTCCCAGGCCGTTCCGTTTTTGA
- a CDS encoding ATP-binding protein: MAYIDQEVRRLVGKAVHRYGLIQDGDRIAVAVSGGKDSLLLLRLLRERLRRVPIHYDLIAIHVDLGFDLEPADRLQRFFQEEGFDHRILRTDYGLRAHSPENRENPCFLCARLRRAALFRTARELKCATLALGHNQDDFIETFFMNICYSAQTAGMVPRQPFFGGRLTVIRPLALVDSEKAGRLARRLGLPRIENPCPTAKNSRRSEIRKLLQSLYRQNRKVRGNIFHAMSHVNQEYLPPPLKG; encoded by the coding sequence ATGGCCTACATCGATCAGGAAGTGCGGCGCCTGGTGGGAAAGGCCGTTCACCGCTACGGACTCATCCAGGACGGCGACCGGATCGCCGTGGCGGTCTCCGGGGGAAAGGACAGCCTGCTGCTGCTCCGGCTCCTTCGCGAACGGCTTCGGCGCGTTCCCATCCATTACGACCTGATTGCAATCCACGTGGACCTGGGCTTCGACCTGGAACCCGCGGATCGATTGCAACGTTTCTTTCAGGAGGAAGGCTTCGATCATCGGATCCTGCGGACAGACTACGGCCTCCGGGCCCACTCGCCCGAAAACCGGGAAAACCCTTGTTTTCTTTGCGCCCGGCTGAGGCGGGCGGCCCTTTTCAGAACGGCCCGCGAACTCAAATGCGCCACTCTGGCGTTGGGGCACAATCAGGACGATTTCATCGAAACCTTTTTCATGAACATCTGCTACAGCGCTCAGACGGCCGGCATGGTTCCCCGCCAGCCCTTTTTCGGAGGCCGGTTGACCGTCATCCGCCCGCTGGCCCTGGTGGATTCGGAAAAGGCGGGAAGACTTGCCCGGCGGCTGGGGCTTCCGCGGATCGAAAACCCCTGTCCCACCGCGAAGAACAGCCGAAGGAGCGAAATCCGGAAGCTGCTCCAATCCCTCTACCGGCAGAACAGAAAGGTCCGGGGAAACATCTTCCATGCCATGAGCCACGTGAACCAGGAGTATCTGCCGCCGCCGCTCAAAGGCTGA
- the polA gene encoding DNA polymerase I — protein MAIPKKALYLIDASSYMYRAFYALGRLTGPDGKPTQAIYGFAQMLLKVLREKKPELICVVFDAPGPNFRHELYASYKATRQKMPEDLAEQVPLIKKLVALHGLPQAELEGFEADDIIATLAGRASKEDIPVVVVSADKDLHQLVADGRILQWDPQKDEIFTEKEVAARLGVKPSQVADLLALMGDSSDNVPGVPGVGEKTARDLLARFPTLEAVYEHLDDVKSSAVRKKLENHRDLAFLSRDLVAIRDDVPLNLAPSDCRPGEPRYRDLLRLYEGLGFRSLVKSLREDLESMGREVPLRKDASERTVAVVRDLSELERVVREIQGRELFSLDLETTSQDAMRAEIVGIALSWEDHRAVYIPVGHRGEGSEGQLDASLVLKTLAPLLTQDRPGKAGQNIKYEWVVLQRAGIDLRGIAFDTMVASYLLDPGHPSHKLERIAAEYLGESIPSYADVAGKGKSQVNFSQVPVEKAAAYACSDAETTWRLVSVLEAKLEEEKLKELFVSLEMPLVRVLGAMELRGIRVDARKLEDISRDLETKIEAVAAVIYDMAGREFNIQSPKQLAEVLFDKLCLRVVKRTKTGPSTDMEVLEELAAEHPIAEHVLTYRTLAKLKGTYVDALPKLIHPETGRIHTSYNQAVTATGRLSSSDPNLQNIPVRGEEGRRIREAFVAEPGHVLLAADYSQIELRLLAHYSGDEHLVAAFREGADIHRRTAAEIFGVPYHEVTSEMRRHAKTINFGIIYGMSPYGLARQLRIGTTAAKAAIDRYFERYSGVKAFIERTIEHTRKLGYAETLLGRRRKIPELQSRNRTVRQQGERLAVNTPLQGTAADLIKKAMIDIDRVLAEEGLKTAMLLQVHDELVFEVPEEELETARKLVQEKMEKVITLKVPLTVDLGWGPDWSRAHG, from the coding sequence ATGGCGATTCCGAAGAAGGCGCTGTACCTCATCGACGCCAGTTCATACATGTACCGGGCGTTTTACGCCCTGGGACGTCTTACCGGTCCTGACGGGAAGCCCACCCAGGCGATCTACGGGTTCGCCCAGATGCTTCTCAAGGTTCTGCGCGAAAAGAAGCCGGAGCTGATCTGCGTGGTCTTCGACGCCCCCGGCCCCAACTTCCGCCACGAGCTGTATGCGTCCTACAAGGCCACCCGCCAGAAGATGCCCGAAGACTTGGCCGAACAGGTTCCCTTGATCAAGAAACTGGTGGCGCTCCATGGCCTGCCGCAGGCGGAACTGGAAGGGTTTGAAGCCGACGACATCATCGCGACCCTCGCCGGGCGGGCCTCCAAAGAGGACATCCCGGTGGTCGTCGTTTCCGCCGACAAGGATCTGCATCAACTGGTGGCCGACGGCCGCATCCTCCAGTGGGACCCGCAAAAGGACGAAATCTTCACCGAAAAAGAAGTGGCGGCACGGCTGGGGGTGAAGCCCTCCCAGGTAGCGGACCTTCTGGCTCTCATGGGCGACAGTTCCGACAACGTGCCGGGCGTGCCCGGCGTGGGGGAAAAGACCGCGCGGGACCTTCTGGCACGGTTTCCCACCCTGGAGGCCGTCTACGAACACCTGGACGACGTGAAAAGCTCGGCGGTGCGGAAGAAGCTCGAAAACCACCGGGACCTGGCGTTCCTCTCCCGTGACCTGGTGGCGATTCGAGATGACGTGCCTTTGAATCTGGCACCCTCGGACTGCCGGCCGGGAGAACCCCGTTACCGGGATCTGCTGCGCCTTTACGAAGGACTGGGGTTTCGGAGCCTGGTGAAGAGCCTGCGGGAAGATCTGGAGTCCATGGGTCGGGAAGTGCCGCTCAGGAAAGATGCCTCGGAACGAACGGTCGCCGTGGTTCGAGACCTTTCAGAGTTGGAACGGGTGGTGCGGGAGATTCAAGGCCGGGAGCTTTTTTCTTTGGACCTGGAAACCACCTCGCAGGACGCTATGCGAGCGGAAATCGTGGGCATCGCGTTGAGTTGGGAAGACCACCGGGCGGTTTACATCCCTGTCGGGCACCGGGGCGAGGGAAGCGAAGGGCAGCTGGATGCGTCGCTTGTTCTGAAGACCCTTGCGCCGCTCCTGACACAGGATCGGCCGGGCAAGGCGGGCCAGAACATCAAGTATGAATGGGTGGTTCTCCAGCGGGCCGGGATCGATCTTCGCGGGATCGCCTTCGACACCATGGTGGCCAGCTATCTGCTCGACCCGGGCCATCCTTCGCACAAGTTGGAACGCATTGCTGCGGAGTACCTGGGCGAGTCCATCCCCTCCTATGCCGACGTGGCGGGGAAGGGAAAGAGCCAGGTGAATTTTTCGCAGGTTCCGGTGGAAAAGGCCGCAGCCTACGCATGCAGCGATGCGGAAACCACCTGGCGGCTGGTTTCCGTCCTGGAGGCGAAGCTCGAGGAAGAAAAGCTCAAGGAACTTTTCGTCTCGTTGGAAATGCCCCTGGTCCGGGTGCTGGGCGCCATGGAACTCCGGGGCATCCGGGTGGACGCCCGCAAGCTGGAAGACATCTCCAGGGATTTGGAAACAAAGATCGAGGCGGTGGCCGCGGTCATCTACGATATGGCCGGCCGGGAGTTCAACATCCAGTCGCCCAAGCAACTGGCGGAGGTTCTTTTCGACAAGTTGTGCCTCAGGGTCGTCAAGCGCACCAAGACGGGCCCGTCCACAGACATGGAGGTGCTGGAAGAACTGGCGGCGGAACATCCCATCGCCGAACACGTGCTCACCTACCGGACCCTGGCAAAGCTCAAGGGCACCTACGTGGATGCTCTGCCGAAACTCATTCACCCGGAAACGGGCCGGATTCATACAAGCTACAACCAGGCGGTGACCGCCACCGGACGCCTCAGCAGCTCCGATCCCAACCTCCAGAACATTCCGGTGCGCGGTGAAGAGGGCCGGCGGATCCGGGAGGCCTTCGTGGCCGAACCGGGTCACGTGCTGCTGGCGGCGGATTATTCCCAGATCGAACTGCGGCTGCTGGCCCATTACAGCGGAGACGAACACCTGGTGGCGGCCTTTCGAGAGGGAGCCGATATCCACCGGCGCACCGCAGCCGAAATCTTCGGTGTGCCCTATCACGAAGTGACTTCCGAAATGCGCCGTCATGCGAAGACCATCAATTTCGGAATCATCTACGGCATGAGCCCTTACGGTCTGGCCCGGCAGCTTCGGATCGGGACCACGGCGGCCAAGGCCGCCATCGACCGCTATTTCGAACGCTACAGCGGCGTGAAAGCGTTTATCGAACGAACGATCGAACACACCCGGAAGCTCGGGTATGCGGAAACGCTTCTGGGCCGAAGGCGGAAAATTCCCGAACTGCAGAGCCGCAACCGGACAGTGCGTCAGCAGGGGGAGCGCTTGGCGGTCAACACCCCCCTCCAGGGAACCGCGGCGGATCTCATAAAGAAGGCCATGATCGACATCGATCGTGTGCTGGCGGAAGAGGGTCTGAAGACGGCCATGCTGCTCCAAGTCCACGATGAACTGGTTTTCGAAGTGCCGGAGGAGGAACTGGAGACCGCCCGCAAGCTGGTTCAGGAAAAGATGGAAAAGGTCATCACGCTCAAGGTTCCCCTCACGGTGGACCTGGGCTGGGGACCCGATTGGTCCCGGGCCCACGGATAA
- a CDS encoding KamA family radical SAM protein produces MEVRATFIDSAFTEQGCEPAEAGEPPSEPPGVVPLPTARSVQQSERPRRPQPIRFIASNRSKEFIKRWFPGVSVTQWNDWRWQVRNRVLGRHQLARVLDLSAEEEGAFSALEGNLPVSVTPYYLSLLAPDDPRDALRRTVIPTTGEFISSRGEADDPLGEDAHSPVEGLVHRYPDRVLFLVTGFCSTYCRYCTRSRMVGRQGTHSFGKRQWERAIAYIEATPAVRDVLISGGDPLTLGDEALEWLISRLRRIPHVEFIRIGTKVPVVLPQRITTALARMLKRYHPLFMSIHFTHPSEITPESTLACTRLADSGIPLGSQTVLLSGINDDVATMKALVHGLLRIRVRPYYLYQCDPISGSSHFRTSVAKGLEIIQGLRGHTTGYAVPTYVIDAPGGGGKIPLLPQTVIGWENGDLLIRNYEGRTFRYPDPSPETVDWAAGLSVVREGDGAR; encoded by the coding sequence ATGGAAGTAAGGGCGACCTTTATCGATTCGGCTTTTACCGAACAAGGATGTGAACCCGCTGAGGCCGGGGAACCTCCGAGCGAACCTCCGGGCGTAGTGCCCCTTCCCACCGCGCGGTCGGTGCAACAGTCCGAACGTCCTCGCCGGCCGCAGCCCATCCGTTTTATCGCGAGCAACCGTTCGAAAGAATTTATAAAACGCTGGTTTCCGGGGGTGAGCGTCACCCAGTGGAACGATTGGCGCTGGCAGGTCCGGAACCGAGTGCTCGGACGGCACCAGCTGGCCCGAGTGTTGGACCTTTCGGCCGAGGAGGAGGGGGCCTTTTCGGCGTTGGAGGGGAACCTCCCGGTATCGGTGACGCCTTACTACTTGAGTCTTCTCGCGCCGGACGACCCCAGGGACGCGCTCAGGCGGACGGTGATCCCGACGACCGGCGAATTCATTTCGTCGCGGGGGGAGGCAGACGATCCCTTGGGCGAGGACGCCCATTCTCCGGTCGAAGGACTGGTGCACCGCTACCCGGACCGGGTGCTGTTCCTGGTGACCGGTTTCTGTTCCACCTACTGCCGTTACTGTACCCGGTCGCGCATGGTGGGACGCCAGGGAACGCACTCTTTCGGCAAGCGGCAGTGGGAACGGGCGATCGCTTACATCGAGGCCACGCCGGCCGTTCGGGATGTCCTCATTTCGGGCGGCGATCCATTGACTCTCGGGGATGAGGCTCTCGAATGGCTGATCTCGAGGCTTCGCCGTATTCCGCATGTGGAATTCATCCGGATCGGGACCAAGGTGCCGGTGGTGCTTCCCCAGCGCATCACGACGGCACTTGCGCGGATGCTGAAGCGCTATCACCCGCTTTTCATGAGTATCCATTTCACGCATCCGTCGGAGATCACCCCCGAATCGACGCTCGCCTGCACGAGGCTCGCGGACTCCGGCATTCCGCTGGGAAGCCAGACGGTGCTTCTAAGCGGGATCAACGACGACGTGGCCACCATGAAGGCCCTTGTTCACGGGCTTCTTCGGATCCGCGTGCGCCCGTACTACCTGTATCAGTGCGACCCGATTTCGGGATCTTCCCACTTCCGGACCTCGGTGGCCAAGGGGCTGGAGATTATCCAGGGGCTTCGGGGCCATACCACCGGCTACGCAGTGCCGACCTACGTGATTGACGCCCCGGGAGGCGGCGGGAAGATCCCTCTCCTTCCGCAAACCGTGATCGGTTGGGAAAACGGTGATCTTCTCATCCGGAACTACGAGGGTCGGACGTTCCGGTATCCCGATCCGTCCCCGGAGACCGTGGACTGGGCCGCCGGTTTATCTGTCGTGAGGGAAGGGGACGGCGCCCGATGA
- a CDS encoding D-alanine--D-alanine ligase family protein: protein MKIGLTYDLRSAYLAEGYSELETAEFDRDDTVEAIEAAIRSWGHETDRVGKISSLVRRLAAGDRWDLVFNIAEGFRGIGREAQVPALLDAYGIPYTFSDPLVLALTLHKAMTKRVVRDLGIPTAPFALVRDEADVEAVALDFPLFAKPVAEGTGKGVTAASKIGDRGQLRVVCRDLLQTYRQPVLVEAFLPGREFTVGIAGTGPSARVLGVMEVVLLENADRDVYTYGNKEWCEDRVLYRLAGDPEALAAGETALNAWRGLECRDAGRVDVRSDAGGVPNFMEVNPLAGLHPEHSDLPILCKLAGITFRDLIGLILDSAMERAGAGPYFPGRVHFPDAVFGGPGGWSSEAGTP from the coding sequence ATGAAGATCGGACTCACTTACGACCTGAGAAGCGCCTACCTGGCCGAAGGCTATTCGGAGCTGGAAACGGCGGAATTCGACCGGGACGACACAGTGGAAGCCATCGAGGCGGCGATCCGGTCGTGGGGGCATGAGACGGACCGCGTTGGGAAAATTTCGAGCCTGGTGCGCCGCTTGGCGGCTGGCGACCGGTGGGACCTGGTGTTCAACATTGCGGAAGGCTTTCGCGGAATCGGCCGGGAAGCCCAGGTGCCGGCGCTTCTTGATGCTTACGGGATCCCCTACACCTTTTCGGATCCCCTGGTGCTGGCGCTCACCCTCCACAAGGCCATGACCAAGCGGGTGGTCCGAGACCTGGGAATACCCACTGCGCCTTTCGCGCTGGTGCGGGACGAAGCGGACGTGGAAGCGGTGGCCCTCGATTTTCCGCTTTTCGCAAAGCCGGTGGCCGAAGGGACGGGAAAGGGAGTGACCGCCGCTTCGAAGATCGGCGACCGCGGCCAACTCCGAGTCGTCTGCCGCGACCTGCTCCAGACCTACCGGCAGCCGGTCCTGGTGGAAGCCTTTCTTCCGGGCCGGGAATTCACGGTGGGGATCGCGGGGACCGGGCCCAGCGCCCGCGTACTCGGGGTCATGGAAGTGGTGCTCCTGGAAAACGCCGACCGGGACGTCTACACCTACGGCAACAAGGAATGGTGCGAAGACCGGGTGTTGTACCGGCTGGCCGGCGATCCGGAAGCACTGGCTGCAGGCGAAACGGCCCTCAACGCCTGGAGGGGACTGGAATGCCGGGACGCCGGGCGGGTGGACGTTCGTTCCGATGCAGGCGGCGTCCCCAACTTCATGGAAGTGAATCCGCTGGCGGGACTGCACCCCGAGCATTCGGACCTTCCCATCCTGTGCAAGCTGGCGGGAATAACCTTTCGCGATCTCATCGGCCTGATCCTCGATTCGGCCATGGAGCGCGCGGGCGCCGGCCCGTATTTCCCGGGGCGGGTGCATTTTCCGGACGCGGTCTTCGGCGGCCCCGGCGGATGGTCCTCCGAAGCAGGGACGCCATGA